The following proteins are co-located in the Streptomyces sp. NBC_01198 genome:
- the ileS gene encoding isoleucine--tRNA ligase, whose amino-acid sequence MSPNSQPQYRQVPAQVDLPALEHEVLALWDERKTFARSVEQTRGLPDWVFYEGPPTANGMPGAHHIEARVFKDVFPRFKTMQGHHVTRKAGWDCHGLPVELAVEKELGFTGKQDIEDYGIAEFNAKCRASVTRHTDAFAELTTRMGYWVDLDNAYRTMDPEYVESVWWSLKQIFGKGLLVQDYRVSPWCPRDQTGLSDHELAQGYETVVDPSVYVRFPLTSGPLAGAASLLVWTTTPWTLVSNTAVAAHPDVSYVVATDGSERLVVAEPLLGKALGEGWTATGQRYTGREMERWTYDRPFDLVDIPDAHFVLNAEYVTTEDGTGLVHQSPAFGEDDLKACRAYGLPVVNPVRRDGTFEPDVPLVGGVFFKKADEALVAELRSTGRLFRHVPYEHSYPHCWRCHTALLYYAQPSWYIRTTAVKDAMLRENERTNWYPESVKTGRFGDWLDNNVDWALSRSRYWGTPLPIWRCEQEHLTCVGSLAELTELTGTDQSGLDPHRPYVDAVTFACGTCGGTATRVPEVIDAWYDSGSMPFAQWGYPFQNKDVFERTYPAQFISEAIDQTRGWFYTLMAVGTLVFDRSAYENVVCLGHILAEDGRKMSKHLGNTLEPIPLMDQHGADAVRWFMAAGGSPWAARRVGHGTIQEVVRKTLLTYWNTVAFQALYARTSGWAPSAADPAVEDRPLLDRWLVGELNILVRDVTDALESFDTQRAGKLLSAFVDDLSNWYVRRSRRRFWQGDAAALRTLHDVVETVTRLMAPLVPFITERVWQDLVVPVVPGVPDSVHLASWPQADLSRIDPALPARMQLVRRLVELGRATRAESGVKTRQPLSRALVAAAGFEDLSPELRAQIAEELNVSSLAGLSEVGGSLVDASAKANFRVLGKRFGKGVQAVAAAVAAADAAALSADLRERGSTTVVVDGAGVALGPDEVIVTETPREGWSVASDSGATVALDLEITPELRLAGLARDVIRLVQEARKNSGFDVADRIAVRWRTERSDLAEALRAHAGLIAEEVLAVEFSEGAPSDGFGPAFTDAPLALTFHLRKP is encoded by the coding sequence ATGAGCCCGAACAGCCAGCCGCAGTATCGCCAGGTGCCCGCGCAGGTCGACCTGCCCGCCCTCGAACACGAGGTGCTGGCGCTGTGGGACGAGCGCAAGACGTTCGCCCGCTCGGTCGAGCAGACGCGCGGCCTGCCCGACTGGGTCTTCTACGAGGGCCCGCCCACCGCCAACGGTATGCCCGGCGCCCACCACATCGAGGCCCGGGTCTTCAAGGACGTCTTCCCGCGCTTCAAGACGATGCAGGGCCACCATGTGACCCGCAAGGCCGGCTGGGACTGCCACGGCCTGCCGGTCGAGCTGGCGGTGGAGAAGGAGCTGGGCTTCACCGGCAAGCAGGACATCGAGGATTACGGCATCGCGGAGTTCAACGCGAAGTGCCGCGCCTCGGTGACCCGGCACACCGACGCCTTCGCCGAGCTGACGACCCGGATGGGCTACTGGGTCGACCTGGACAACGCGTACCGCACCATGGACCCGGAGTACGTGGAGTCGGTGTGGTGGTCGCTCAAGCAGATCTTCGGCAAGGGCCTGCTCGTGCAGGACTACCGGGTCTCCCCCTGGTGCCCACGCGACCAGACCGGCCTGTCGGACCACGAGCTGGCGCAAGGCTACGAGACGGTGGTCGACCCCTCGGTCTACGTCCGCTTCCCGCTCACCTCCGGGCCGCTGGCGGGCGCCGCGTCGCTGCTGGTGTGGACGACGACCCCGTGGACGCTGGTGTCCAACACCGCGGTCGCCGCGCACCCCGACGTCAGCTACGTCGTCGCCACCGACGGCAGCGAGCGGCTGGTCGTCGCCGAGCCGCTGCTCGGCAAGGCGCTGGGCGAGGGCTGGACCGCGACCGGGCAGCGCTACACCGGGCGGGAGATGGAGCGCTGGACGTACGACCGGCCCTTCGACCTGGTCGACATCCCCGACGCGCACTTCGTGCTGAACGCCGAGTACGTGACCACCGAGGACGGCACGGGCCTGGTGCACCAGTCCCCCGCCTTCGGCGAGGACGACCTCAAGGCGTGCCGCGCGTACGGCCTGCCGGTGGTCAACCCGGTGCGCAGGGACGGCACCTTCGAGCCCGACGTGCCGCTGGTCGGCGGGGTGTTCTTCAAGAAGGCCGACGAGGCGCTGGTCGCCGAGCTGCGGTCCACCGGGCGGCTGTTCCGGCACGTGCCGTACGAGCACAGCTATCCGCACTGCTGGCGCTGCCACACCGCGCTGCTCTACTACGCGCAGCCGTCCTGGTACATCAGGACCACCGCGGTCAAGGACGCGATGCTGCGGGAGAACGAGCGGACCAACTGGTACCCGGAGTCGGTCAAGACCGGCCGCTTCGGCGACTGGCTGGACAACAACGTCGACTGGGCGCTGTCCCGCAGCCGGTACTGGGGCACCCCGCTGCCGATCTGGCGCTGCGAGCAGGAGCATCTGACCTGCGTCGGCTCGCTGGCCGAGCTGACCGAGCTGACCGGCACCGACCAGTCGGGGCTCGACCCGCACCGGCCGTACGTCGACGCGGTGACCTTCGCGTGCGGCACCTGCGGTGGCACCGCGACCCGGGTGCCCGAGGTCATCGACGCCTGGTACGACTCGGGTTCGATGCCGTTCGCCCAGTGGGGATACCCGTTCCAGAACAAGGACGTCTTCGAGCGGACGTATCCGGCGCAGTTCATCTCCGAGGCGATCGACCAGACCCGCGGCTGGTTCTACACGCTGATGGCGGTCGGCACGCTGGTCTTCGACCGGTCCGCGTACGAGAACGTGGTCTGCCTGGGCCACATCCTGGCCGAGGACGGCCGCAAGATGTCCAAGCACCTGGGCAACACCCTGGAGCCGATCCCGCTGATGGACCAGCACGGCGCCGACGCGGTGCGCTGGTTCATGGCGGCCGGCGGCTCCCCGTGGGCGGCCCGCAGGGTCGGGCACGGCACCATCCAGGAGGTGGTGCGCAAGACCCTGCTCACCTACTGGAACACGGTGGCCTTCCAGGCGCTGTACGCCCGCACGTCCGGCTGGGCGCCCTCCGCGGCCGACCCGGCGGTCGAGGACCGGCCGCTGCTCGACCGCTGGCTGGTCGGCGAGCTGAACATCCTGGTGCGCGACGTCACCGACGCGCTGGAGTCGTTCGACACCCAGCGGGCCGGCAAGCTGCTGTCGGCCTTCGTGGACGACCTGTCCAACTGGTACGTGCGCCGGTCTCGGCGCCGCTTCTGGCAGGGCGACGCGGCGGCGCTGCGCACCCTGCACGACGTGGTCGAGACGGTGACCCGGCTGATGGCACCGCTGGTGCCGTTCATCACCGAACGGGTGTGGCAGGACCTGGTGGTGCCGGTGGTGCCGGGCGTGCCGGACTCCGTGCACCTGGCGTCCTGGCCGCAGGCCGACCTGTCACGGATCGACCCCGCGCTGCCCGCCCGCATGCAACTGGTGCGGCGGCTGGTGGAGCTGGGCCGGGCGACCCGGGCGGAGTCCGGGGTGAAGACCAGGCAGCCGCTGTCGCGGGCGCTGGTCGCCGCCGCCGGCTTCGAGGACCTGTCGCCCGAACTGCGGGCGCAGATCGCCGAGGAGCTGAACGTCTCCTCGCTCGCCGGGCTGTCCGAGGTGGGCGGCTCCCTGGTCGACGCCAGCGCGAAGGCGAACTTCCGGGTGCTGGGCAAGCGGTTCGGCAAGGGCGTCCAGGCGGTGGCCGCTGCGGTCGCCGCGGCCGACGCGGCCGCCCTGTCCGCGGACCTGCGGGAGCGCGGCAGCACCACGGTGGTGGTGGACGGCGCCGGGGTCGCGCTCGGCCCGGACGAGGTCATCGTCACCGAAACCCCGCGCGAGGGCTGGTCGGTGGCCTCCGACTCCGGCGCCACGGTCGCCCTCGACCTGGAGATCACCCCGGAGCTGCGGCTCGCGGGACTCGCCAGGGACGTGATCAGGCTGGTCCAGGAGGCCAGGAAGAACAGCGGATTCGACGTCGCCGACCGGATCGCGGTCCGCTGGCGCACGGAGCGCTCCGACCTGGCCGAGGCGCTGCGCGCGCACGCCGGGCTGATCGCCGAGGAGGTCCTGGCCGTCGAGTTCTCCGAGGGCGCACCCTCCGACGGCTTCGGCCCCGCCTTCACCGACGCGCCTCTCGCCCTGACCTTCCACCTCCGCAAGCCCTAG
- a CDS encoding TraR/DksA family transcriptional regulator, with amino-acid sequence MVVKKSAEQPPAGDGPDPAAGGTAAGSHQPPAPQKKTAARARKSAAAGRTPGKKAAAKSAAPGKAAASAAASAAEPPAVGKKKAAGKKTAGKKAAVRRAASGKGAEGAGQQAAGGTAADEGKAAGAEPAGQDGSMTGAGTVGVEKTAAGTAASGVPAARGAAGAEALAVLPGEDPWTAEEAEEARAELVSEVERLKAEIASSEAAVAGMLRDSADSGGDEADTGSKNINRESELALAANTRDMLVQAEHALQRLDEGTYGLCEVCGNPIGKARMQAFPRATLCLDDKQRQERR; translated from the coding sequence GTGGTCGTGAAGAAGTCGGCGGAGCAGCCTCCGGCCGGGGACGGGCCCGACCCGGCCGCCGGGGGTACGGCCGCCGGGTCGCACCAACCTCCCGCCCCCCAGAAGAAGACGGCCGCCAGGGCCCGGAAGTCCGCCGCGGCGGGACGTACGCCCGGCAAGAAGGCGGCGGCCAAATCGGCCGCTCCGGGGAAAGCGGCGGCAAGTGCCGCGGCTTCCGCGGCGGAGCCGCCCGCCGTGGGTAAGAAGAAGGCCGCGGGCAAGAAGACCGCAGGCAAGAAGGCCGCGGTCAGGCGGGCCGCCTCGGGCAAGGGTGCGGAAGGGGCGGGGCAGCAGGCCGCGGGCGGGACGGCTGCGGATGAGGGGAAAGCGGCGGGCGCGGAGCCCGCCGGTCAGGATGGGTCCATGACGGGAGCTGGCACTGTGGGTGTGGAGAAGACGGCGGCCGGTACGGCCGCGAGCGGCGTGCCCGCGGCACGCGGGGCCGCCGGCGCCGAGGCGCTTGCGGTGCTGCCGGGGGAGGACCCCTGGACCGCGGAGGAGGCCGAGGAGGCGAGAGCCGAGCTGGTCTCCGAGGTCGAGCGGCTCAAGGCGGAGATCGCCTCCTCCGAGGCGGCCGTCGCGGGGATGCTCCGCGACTCCGCCGACAGCGGCGGCGACGAGGCCGACACCGGGTCGAAGAACATCAACCGGGAGTCCGAGCTGGCGCTCGCCGCGAACACCCGCGACATGCTGGTGCAGGCCGAGCACGCGCTGCAGCGGCTCGACGAGGGCACGTACGGGCTGTGCGAGGTGTGCGGCAACCCGATCGGCAAGGCCAGGATGCAGGCCTTCCCGCGGGCGACGCTGTGCCTGGACGACAAGCAGCGCCAGGAGCGCCGATGA
- the lspA gene encoding signal peptidase II: protein MTEAERIIITPDDDAAGGAGESVRSAASAEPEASGADEAASRRRRRVTVLIGVAAFAYLLDLLSKIWVVTSLENHAPITVFGHYLRLDAIRNAGAAFGLGQGMTIIFTVIAVGVIVMIARLSRRLYSVPWAIALGLLLGGAFGNLTDRVFRAPGGFQGRVVDFVAPAHFAVFNLADSAITCGGVLIVLLSFRGIEPDGTHHRD from the coding sequence GTGACGGAAGCGGAGCGCATCATCATCACGCCGGACGACGACGCCGCGGGCGGGGCCGGGGAGTCGGTGCGGTCCGCTGCGTCCGCTGAACCCGAGGCGTCCGGGGCCGACGAGGCCGCGTCCCGGCGCAGGCGCCGCGTCACCGTGCTGATCGGTGTCGCGGCCTTCGCGTACCTGCTCGACCTGCTGTCGAAGATCTGGGTGGTCACCAGCCTGGAGAACCACGCGCCCATCACCGTCTTCGGCCACTACCTGCGGCTGGACGCGATCAGGAACGCGGGGGCGGCCTTCGGGCTCGGGCAGGGCATGACGATCATCTTCACGGTGATCGCGGTCGGCGTGATCGTGATGATCGCCCGGCTGTCCCGCCGCCTCTACAGCGTGCCGTGGGCGATCGCCCTGGGCCTGCTGCTGGGCGGCGCCTTCGGGAACCTCACGGACAGGGTCTTCCGCGCCCCCGGCGGCTTCCAGGGCCGCGTGGTCGACTTCGTCGCCCCGGCCCACTTCGCCGTCTTCAACCTCGCCGACTCGGCGATCACCTGCGGCGGCGTGCTGATCGTCCTGCTCTCCTTCCGCGGCATCGAACCCGACGGCACCCACCACCGCGACTGA
- a CDS encoding RluA family pseudouridine synthase — protein MSTVPEVRSLPVPDGLEGERVDAALARMFGFSRTKAAELAAGGKVSLDGSVAGKSERVRGGAWLEVEMPAAATPVRIVAEPVEGMEIVHDDDDIVVIVKPVGVAAHPSPGWTGTTVIGGLAAAGYRISTSGAAERQGIVHRLDVGTSGLMVVAKSERAYTRLKQQFRDRVVDKRYHALVQGHPDPMSGTIDAPIGRHPTHDYKWAVTAEGKPSVTHYDLIEAFRSASLLDIKLETGRTHQIRVHMSAHRHPCVGDLTYGADPTMAKRLGLTRQWLHAKRLGFEHPADGEWVEFESGYPDDLQRALEVVRADSR, from the coding sequence GTGAGTACCGTTCCGGAAGTCCGCTCTCTGCCCGTGCCCGACGGCCTCGAAGGCGAGCGGGTCGACGCCGCCCTGGCCCGTATGTTCGGCTTCTCCCGCACCAAGGCCGCGGAGCTGGCCGCCGGCGGGAAGGTGTCGCTGGACGGGTCGGTCGCGGGCAAGTCGGAGCGGGTCCGCGGCGGTGCGTGGCTGGAGGTCGAGATGCCCGCGGCCGCGACCCCGGTGCGTATCGTCGCCGAGCCCGTCGAGGGCATGGAGATCGTCCACGACGACGACGACATCGTGGTCATCGTCAAGCCGGTCGGTGTCGCCGCCCACCCCAGCCCCGGCTGGACCGGGACCACCGTGATCGGCGGCCTGGCCGCGGCGGGCTACCGCATCTCCACCTCGGGCGCCGCGGAGCGCCAGGGCATCGTGCACCGGCTCGACGTGGGCACGTCGGGCCTGATGGTGGTGGCCAAGTCGGAGCGCGCCTACACCCGGCTCAAGCAGCAGTTCCGTGACCGGGTGGTGGACAAGCGCTACCACGCCCTGGTCCAGGGCCACCCGGACCCGATGAGCGGGACCATCGACGCCCCGATCGGCCGGCACCCCACCCACGACTACAAGTGGGCGGTCACCGCCGAGGGCAAGCCGTCGGTGACGCACTACGACCTCATCGAGGCGTTCCGCTCCGCGAGCCTGCTGGACATCAAGCTGGAGACCGGCCGTACGCACCAGATCCGGGTGCACATGTCCGCCCACCGCCACCCGTGCGTCGGCGACCTCACCTACGGCGCCGACCCGACGATGGCCAAGCGGCTCGGCCTGACCCGCCAGTGGCTGCACGCCAAGCGGCTGGGCTTCGAGCACCCGGCGGACGGCGAGTGGGTGGAGTTCGAGAGCGGCTACCCCGACGACCTCCAGCGCGCGCTCGAGGTCGTACGGGCGGACAGCCGGTGA
- a CDS encoding GNAT family N-acetyltransferase — MVAVRAIRHEVFVVEQNVPPELEWDGKDGRAVHLLAPGAGTGRLLLGADAAAKNGGDPELAVLGRLAVVTPARGRGVGARLVRALEDEAARLGLAGVYLEAQVHALGFYRKLGYTPFGPEFQDAGIAHRAMRRTWRQ; from the coding sequence ATGGTCGCGGTGCGCGCGATCCGGCACGAGGTCTTCGTGGTGGAGCAGAACGTACCGCCCGAGCTGGAATGGGACGGCAAGGACGGCAGGGCCGTGCACCTGCTGGCGCCGGGGGCCGGCACCGGGCGGCTGCTGCTGGGCGCGGACGCGGCCGCCAAGAACGGCGGCGACCCGGAGCTCGCGGTGCTCGGCAGGCTCGCGGTGGTCACGCCCGCCCGGGGGAGGGGCGTGGGCGCCCGGCTGGTGCGGGCGCTGGAGGACGAGGCCGCCCGGCTCGGGCTGGCCGGCGTCTACCTGGAGGCCCAGGTCCACGCCCTCGGCTTCTACCGCAAGCTCGGCTACACCCCCTTCGGGCCGGAGTTCCAGGACGCCGGCATCGCCCATCGCGCCATGCGCCGCACCTGGCGGCAGTAG
- a CDS encoding Na+/H+ antiporter, whose amino-acid sequence MDQLALFFSLMLAAVVTVPLGDRTGLPSPVLMTLLGGVLALIPQVPNVRIDPDLILPLVLPPLLYAAVQRTSWRQFAVNRRAIFLLAVALVFVTTAAVAAVVDAVVPGITLAAAFTLGALVAPPDPVAATAVAGALGLPRRMISILEGEGLFNDVTAIVIYHVAVAAAVSGHFSLPHAVLELVLSAVVAVAVGLVLGWGANKLMGIVGDPTLQIGLSLLVPFVSYALAEEFAGSGVLAVLTSALFLAEHALSADDVTARLAGTTFWEIVDTLVTGIAFGLIGLELHHVFSVGAGNWGPMTRHAALVVVVVVGVRLLYLLPAAWIARKLHKLRDMDEDIPMTWRETVIMWWSGMRGVASVALALAIPLSTHHDGPFPARAELLFIAFAVVLATLVVQGLTLPWLVGRLGVSSDIDAEHALEHALAVRAMAAARSRLKEIEQSEPIDEDLSEMLHRRAFDLGARISPDIVDEERRESHARRVKRVRALRRIQDDMMSAARHEVLAARSEPGNDPEVVDRVLRHLDLRSIRG is encoded by the coding sequence GTGGATCAGCTCGCCCTGTTCTTCTCGCTCATGCTCGCGGCCGTCGTGACGGTGCCGCTCGGGGACCGTACTGGCCTTCCGTCGCCGGTCCTGATGACGCTGCTCGGCGGGGTGCTCGCGCTGATCCCGCAGGTCCCGAACGTGCGGATCGACCCGGATCTGATCCTCCCGCTGGTGCTGCCGCCGCTGCTGTACGCCGCCGTGCAGCGCACCTCCTGGCGGCAGTTCGCGGTGAACCGGCGGGCGATCTTCCTGCTCGCGGTGGCGCTGGTCTTCGTCACCACCGCGGCCGTCGCCGCGGTCGTGGACGCGGTGGTGCCCGGCATCACCCTGGCCGCCGCCTTCACGCTGGGCGCGCTGGTGGCGCCGCCGGACCCGGTGGCGGCGACCGCGGTGGCCGGGGCGCTGGGCCTGCCGCGCCGGATGATCTCCATCCTGGAGGGCGAGGGGCTGTTCAACGACGTCACCGCGATCGTGATCTACCACGTGGCGGTCGCCGCGGCGGTGTCCGGGCACTTCTCGCTGCCGCACGCCGTGCTGGAACTGGTGCTGTCCGCGGTGGTCGCGGTCGCCGTCGGCCTGGTTCTCGGCTGGGGCGCCAACAAGCTGATGGGAATCGTCGGCGACCCGACGCTGCAGATCGGCCTGTCCCTGCTGGTGCCCTTCGTGTCCTACGCCCTCGCCGAGGAGTTCGCAGGCTCCGGCGTCCTCGCGGTCCTCACCAGCGCGCTCTTCCTGGCGGAACACGCGCTGTCCGCCGACGACGTGACCGCGCGGCTGGCCGGCACCACCTTCTGGGAGATCGTCGACACCCTGGTGACGGGGATCGCGTTCGGGCTGATCGGCCTCGAACTGCACCACGTGTTCAGCGTCGGCGCGGGCAACTGGGGGCCGATGACCCGGCACGCGGCGCTGGTGGTGGTCGTGGTGGTCGGCGTACGGCTGCTCTACCTGCTGCCGGCCGCCTGGATCGCGCGGAAGCTGCACAAGCTGCGGGACATGGACGAGGACATCCCGATGACCTGGCGGGAGACCGTCATCATGTGGTGGTCGGGGATGCGCGGGGTGGCGTCGGTCGCGCTGGCGCTGGCCATCCCGCTCAGCACCCACCACGACGGGCCCTTCCCGGCCCGCGCCGAACTGCTTTTCATCGCCTTCGCGGTGGTGCTCGCCACCCTGGTCGTGCAGGGCCTGACCCTGCCCTGGCTGGTCGGACGGCTGGGGGTGAGCAGCGACATCGACGCCGAGCACGCCCTGGAACACGCGCTCGCGGTGCGGGCGATGGCCGCGGCCCGCAGCAGGCTCAAGGAGATCGAGCAGAGCGAGCCCATCGACGAGGACCTCTCGGAGATGCTGCACCGCAGGGCCTTCGACCTGGGCGCCCGGATCTCGCCCGACATCGTGGACGAGGAGCGCCGCGAGTCGCATGCCCGCCGGGTCAAGCGGGTCAGGGCGCTGCGCCGCATCCAGGACGACATGATGTCCGCCGCCCGCCACGAGGTGCTTGCGGCCCGCAGCGAACCGGGCAACGACCCGGAGGTGGTCGACCGCGTGCTGCGGCATCTCGACCTGCGCTCGATACGGGGCTGA
- a CDS encoding mechanosensitive ion channel family protein, with amino-acid sequence MEGALRPLLVVGVALALTLAVGVVVDRALRAADARHPETPLWHLLRRCRLPLQVGMCTAVLRGAYRAAHVGTGHSAAVGQTLTLVLIGAAAWLLVRVATAVTDSSYARYAAVSRDVAKIRRLRTQSTLIQRVFTAIVGVIAVASMLFSFPAMRTVGASMLASAGIIGIVAGVAAQATLGNLFAGLQIAFGDMVRIGDTVVVDGEWGTVEEITLTYLSVRTWDERRITMPVSYFTSRPFENWSRGDARMTGTVFFHLDHAVPVDAMRKQLYEVLEQTQEWDRRAWGLVVIDTTPTTVQLRALLTAKDADDVFNLRCLVREQLIEWLRREHPYALPRVSTTPAPGAA; translated from the coding sequence ATGGAAGGCGCGTTGCGGCCGCTACTGGTGGTGGGAGTGGCGCTCGCTCTCACCCTCGCCGTGGGCGTGGTCGTCGACAGAGCGTTGCGCGCGGCCGACGCGCGGCACCCGGAGACCCCGCTATGGCACCTGCTGCGCCGCTGCCGGCTGCCGTTGCAGGTGGGGATGTGCACCGCCGTGCTGCGCGGCGCCTACCGGGCCGCGCACGTCGGGACCGGGCACTCCGCGGCCGTCGGGCAGACCCTGACCCTGGTGCTGATCGGCGCCGCCGCCTGGCTGCTTGTCCGGGTCGCGACCGCCGTGACCGACTCCTCCTACGCGCGCTACGCCGCGGTCTCCCGGGACGTGGCGAAGATCCGCCGGCTGCGGACCCAGTCGACGCTGATCCAGCGGGTGTTCACCGCGATCGTCGGGGTGATCGCGGTCGCCTCGATGCTGTTCAGCTTCCCGGCGATGCGCACCGTCGGGGCGTCGATGCTCGCCTCGGCCGGCATCATCGGCATCGTCGCCGGTGTGGCCGCGCAGGCCACCTTGGGCAACCTCTTCGCCGGGCTGCAGATCGCCTTCGGCGACATGGTGCGGATCGGCGACACCGTGGTGGTGGACGGCGAGTGGGGGACGGTCGAGGAGATCACCCTGACGTATCTGAGCGTGCGCACCTGGGACGAGCGGCGGATCACCATGCCGGTGTCGTACTTCACCAGCAGGCCGTTCGAGAACTGGTCGCGGGGCGACGCGCGGATGACCGGCACGGTCTTCTTCCACCTGGACCACGCGGTGCCGGTCGACGCGATGCGCAAGCAGCTGTACGAGGTGCTCGAACAGACGCAGGAGTGGGACCGCCGGGCGTGGGGCCTGGTGGTGATCGACACCACTCCCACCACCGTCCAGTTGCGGGCCCTGCTCACCGCCAAGGACGCCGACGACGTCTTCAACCTGCGCTGCCTGGTGCGCGAGCAGCTGATCGAATGGCTGCGCCGCGAGCACCCCTACGCGCTGCCGCGGGTGAGCACCACCCCTGCGCCGGGCGCCGCCTGA
- a CDS encoding dienelactone hydrolase family protein — MAPWTRTRPAGGNPVTIVLFHSMYGLRPAVHAAADRLRAAGHEVIVPDLYDGRTAADAEEGMRVKDEIGKDELLRRAVAAAAPLSDQGLVYAGFSLGGSVAQNLALGDERARGLLLLHGTSDIADDAATDIPVQLHVADPDPFEPDDWLNAWYLGMRKAGAEVEVHRYRGAGHLFTDPDLPDYDAEAAERTWAIALDFLREL; from the coding sequence ATGGCACCATGGACGCGTACCCGACCTGCCGGAGGAAACCCTGTGACGATCGTCCTGTTCCACTCCATGTACGGCCTGCGACCGGCCGTGCACGCGGCCGCCGACCGGCTGCGGGCCGCCGGGCACGAGGTGATCGTGCCCGACCTCTACGACGGCAGGACCGCCGCCGACGCGGAGGAGGGGATGCGTGTCAAGGACGAGATCGGCAAGGACGAGCTGCTGCGCCGCGCGGTCGCCGCGGCGGCGCCGCTGTCCGACCAGGGCCTGGTCTACGCCGGGTTCTCGCTCGGCGGCTCGGTCGCGCAGAATCTGGCGCTAGGCGACGAGCGCGCCCGCGGGCTGCTGCTCCTGCACGGCACGTCTGACATCGCCGACGACGCGGCGACCGACATCCCGGTGCAGCTGCATGTCGCCGACCCCGACCCGTTCGAGCCGGACGACTGGCTGAACGCCTGGTATCTGGGGATGCGCAAGGCCGGCGCGGAGGTGGAGGTGCACCGCTACCGGGGCGCCGGCCACCTGTTCACCGACCCCGACCTGCCCGACTACGACGCCGAGGCCGCGGAGCGCACCTGGGCGATCGCGCTGGACTTCCTCCGGGAGCTGTAG
- a CDS encoding thioredoxin domain-containing protein produces the protein MSNRNSKASKEAARERLRAQREKEAKKAKVRRQLLVGGGVVALLAIAGGVAFAVNEMNKPSYWSDAANNTLVKPANTTGTDGTTIIVGDPKNKNIVKEYEDLRCPICASYEQAAGDAVLQGAKDGKYQINYTFATFLDDVQGGSGSKKALSAVGAALNVSVDAFEQYHKLLYSKDVHPDEKKDEFNSADKLISLAQKVPALKGNAKFSDAVKKGTFDRWALAMSHTYDTAPQDVVHGGTPFVLVNGTQVKVPGLTADQVTAAFAAQLKK, from the coding sequence ATGAGCAACCGCAACAGCAAGGCCAGCAAGGAAGCCGCCCGCGAGCGGCTGCGCGCCCAGCGCGAGAAGGAGGCCAAGAAGGCCAAGGTCCGCCGGCAGCTGCTGGTCGGCGGCGGCGTCGTGGCCCTGCTGGCGATAGCGGGCGGCGTCGCCTTCGCCGTCAACGAGATGAACAAGCCCAGCTACTGGTCGGACGCCGCCAACAACACCCTGGTCAAGCCGGCCAACACCACGGGCACCGACGGCACCACGATCATCGTCGGCGACCCGAAGAACAAGAACATCGTCAAGGAGTACGAGGACCTGCGCTGCCCGATCTGCGCCAGCTACGAGCAGGCGGCGGGCGACGCGGTGCTCCAGGGTGCCAAGGACGGCAAATACCAGATCAACTACACCTTCGCCACCTTCCTGGACGACGTGCAGGGCGGCTCGGGCTCCAAGAAGGCGCTCAGCGCGGTCGGCGCGGCCCTGAACGTGTCCGTGGACGCCTTCGAGCAGTACCACAAGCTGCTGTACTCCAAGGACGTGCACCCGGACGAGAAGAAGGACGAGTTCAACAGCGCCGACAAGCTGATCTCGCTGGCGCAGAAGGTACCCGCCCTCAAGGGCAACGCCAAGTTCTCCGACGCGGTCAAGAAGGGCACCTTCGACCGGTGGGCGCTGGCCATGAGCCACACCTACGACACCGCGCCGCAGGACGTGGTGCATGGCGGCACTCCCTTCGTCCTGGTCAACGGCACCCAGGTGAAGGTCCCCGGGCTGACCGCCGACCAGGTGACGGCCGCCTTCGCGGCCCAGCTGAAGAAGTAG